From a single Labrus bergylta chromosome 14, fLabBer1.1, whole genome shotgun sequence genomic region:
- the map7d2a gene encoding MAP7 domain-containing protein 2a isoform X2 codes for MQPVTATMAKTITSPNAITGEKMAPPSIALLPEKRSPTNGHSSPVRTGKLTPSNTEKKPYINGHASPSHINNNHAGKLIVEGYMKTDDRMRLAKERREERERSLAAREQLIREKERRARLQYERTVEERWRRLEEQRQKEEHRRAAVEEKRRQQLEEERERLEALMKRSMERSLQLEQRTKRWSRGCTPGAGQGRSHRCDSENAPLPFSAASAFSHGIASPLPAASESAPCSPHRSPFCSSVNPADHSRAGLQGGSQSTPNTPKKERLRRERRTASPGCGSPVRRSESPASVTKYLGSPTTSRLASRMRTQSPSNAHQYHYSPTRHRSNLSTDDRNAKDKKTEKHGEQSKTETAVKKNCEMNGTTTPQGEKNVDVRSSKGETFDKQLKVDTFEKSRSTDRKDNMSSKVDQSEKKTESSTLDGDKKEESTTGMSTGKMAAGTTNAEEATRLLAERRRLARAQKELEEKKREQEEEQKLREEQLKKQLTQEQNTQEAKAKQLKEGEKMEEGPHRMKQEEGNQKAEEQEVKLQILTDIEKEKSKVQTHEEAKRQQQDRDLQTQQEEEERQLRKKRIEEIMKRTRKAEADLKREEQGEAKPTGEVKAVQSIAQVNEQAIKKVEFQVKESATVQDNTKECSPVKKVAIAAAAAAKMDNRKSMPVKNNTHPATSTQNVPDKGPDTKQIHEVSQLNRDGKSCVTKQQGRELQMNVNVQHRANVKAPDQINKEPIKPKAVNPKEGGMMNGAVKGEGSALTRSHVTAEVSKQQSLHVVTAERKPKRGSQMEVIKPSVTPLPVIKLEPLSVKGAGSFDEVQSMDVSPASREELISIPEFSPVNEINPGSVSNARALEDLIDLTGGVTYPKRSPDGNMGDCNKNLIEGVVSPMSDSKLIGLAPPSSNKLSIK; via the exons ATGCAGCCTGTGACAGCAACCATGGCGAAAACAATCACATCACCTAACGCAATTACAG GAGAAAAAATGGCACCACCATCCATTGCTCTACTTCCGGAGAAGAGATCTCCGACTAATGGTCACAGCTCTCCAGTCCGAACCGGAAAACTTA CTCCGTCTAACACAGAGAAGAAGCCATACATAAATGGACACGCCTCCCCTtcacacatcaacaacaaccatgCAGGTAAACTAA TTGTGGAGGGTTATATGAAGACTGACGACAGGATGCGATTAGCCAAAGAGAGAcgtgaggagagggagaggagccTGG CGGCCagggagcagctgatcagggaGAAGGAGCGCCGAGCCAGGCTGCAGTATGAGCGCACGGTGGAGGAGCGCTGGAGGCGTCTTGAGGAGCAGAGGCAGAAAGAGGAGCACCGCAGAGCTGCcgtggaggagaagaggaggcagCAGCTCGAGGAGGAGAGG GAGCGTCTGGAAGCCCTGATGAAACGCTCTATGGAGCGAAGCCTTCAGCTGGAGCAGAGGACCAAACGCTGGAGCAGAGGCTGCACCCCAGGAGCAGGTCAGGGCAGATCTCACAGAT GTGACAGTGAGAATGCCCCACTCCCTTTCTCTGCTGCCTCCGCCTTTTCCCATGGCATTGCCTCCCCCCTTCCTGCTGCGAGCGAATCCG CACCCTGCAGCCCTCACAGGTCACCTTTCTGCAGCTCGGTGAATCCTGCAGATCACAGCAGAGCTGGACTTCAGGGAGGCTCTCAGTCCACCCCCAATACCCCGAAG AAAGAGCGGCTCCGCAGAGAGAGAAGAACTGCATCCCCAGGATGTGGCTCACCTGTGAGGAGATCTGAATCTCCTGCTAGCGTCACCAAGTACTTGGGTTCCCCCACTACCTCCAG GCTTGCATCTAGAATGCGCACCCAGTCTCCTAGCAACGCACATCAGTACCATTACTCTCCTACAAGACATCGTTCAAACCTGTCAACTGATGACAGGAATGCAAAAgacaagaagacagaaaaacacgGTGAACAATCCAAAACTGAGACTGCAGTGAAGAAAAATTGTGAAATGAATGGAACAACCACGCCTCAAGGTGAGAAGAATGTGGACGTCAGATCATCTAAAGGAGAAACTTTTGACAAGCAGCTAAAAGTTGACACATTTGAGAAAAGTCGCTCAACTGACAGAAAGGACAACATGTCTTCAAAAGTTGATCAatcagagaagaagacagaaagtAGTACTCTGGATGGAGACAAGAAAGAAG AATCAACAACAGGCATGTCCACAGGAAAGATGGCAGCCGGCACGACAAATGCAGAGGAGGCCACTCGGCTGCTGGCAGAGCGCCGGCGCCTAGCTCGGGCTCAGAAGgaactggaggagaaaaaacGGGAACAAGAGGAAGAACAAAA ACTCAGGGAAGAGCAGCTGAAGAAGCAACTCACACAGGAGCAGAACACACAGGAAGCGAAGGCTAAACAAttaaaggaaggagagaaaatggaGGAAGGTCCTCACAGGATGAAACAAGAAGAAGGGAATCAAAAGGCggaggagcaggaggtgaaACTACAGATCCTGACTGACATAGAG aaagaaaaatcaaaagtCCAGACTCATGAGGAGGCCAAGCGTCAACAGCAAGACAGAGACTTGCAGACAcaacaagaagaagaggaaagacaACTAAGAAAAAAG AGAATTGAGGAGATAATGAAGAGAACAAGGAAGGCTGAAGCTGACTTGAAG agggaggagcagggtgaggcGAAGCCGACAG GTGAAGTAAAGGCTGTTCAAAGTATTGCTCAGGTGAATGAGCAAGCAATCAAAAAGGTTGAGTTTCAGGTTAAGGAGTCAGCCACAGTCCAAGACAACACAAAGGAATGTTCCCCGGTCAAGAAAGTAgcaatagcagcagcagcagcagcaaagatgGACAATCGGAAGAGTATGCCAGTGAAAAACAACACTCATCCAGCGACATCAACACAAAATGTTCCTGACAAGGGACCTGACACCAAACAGATCCATGAAGTCAGCCAACTAAACAGAGATGGCAAATCATGTGTCACCAAGCAGCAGGGAAGAGAGTTGCAAATGAATGTAAACGTGCAGCACAGAGCTAACGTTAAAGCCCCAGACCAAATAAATAAGGAGCCAATAAAGCCAAAAGCAGTCAACCCAAAGGAGGGAGGTATGATGAACGGAGCAGTGAAGGGGGAAGGAAGTGCCTTGACAAGAAGCCATGTTACTGCTGAGGTAAGCAAACAACAAAGCCTGCATGTGGTGACAGCTGAGAGGAAACCAAAGAGAGGCTCCCAGATGGAGGTTATTAAACCCTCTGTGACACCCCTGCCGGTCATCAAGCTCGAACCACTCAGTGTGAAGGGGGCGGGGTCTTTTGACGAGGTGCAGTCGATGGACGTCAG CCCGGCTTCAAGAGAGGAGCTCATCTCAATCCCAGAGTTCTCACCAGTCAATGAAATCAATCCGGGCAGTGTGAGCAACGCCCGTGCACTTGAAGACCTGATAGACCTGACAGGTGGTGTAACCTACCCGAAACGGTCCCCTGACGGCAACATGGGCGACTGCAACAAGAACCTTATTGAAGGCGTTGTCAGTCCCATGTCAGACTCAAAGCTCATTGGGCTGGCTCCTCCATCCTCGAATAAACTTAGCATCAAGTAG
- the map7d2a gene encoding MAP7 domain-containing protein 2a isoform X1 has protein sequence MQPVTATMAKTITSPNAITGEKMAPPSIALLPEKRSPTNGHSSPVRTGKLTPSNTEKKPYINGHASPSHINNNHAGKLIVEGYMKTDDRMRLAKERREERERSLAAREQLIREKERRARLQYERTVEERWRRLEEQRQKEEHRRAAVEEKRRQQLEEERERLEALMKRSMERSLQLEQRTKRWSRGCTPGAGQGRSHRCDSENAPLPFSAASAFSHGIASPLPAASESAPCSPHRSPFCSSVNPADHSRAGLQGGSQSTPNTPKKERLRRERRTASPGCGSPVRRSESPASVTKYLGSPTTSRLASRMRTQSPSNAHQYHYSPTRHRSNLSTDDRNAKDKKTEKHGEQSKTETAVKKNCEMNGTTTPQGEKNVDVRSSKGETFDKQLKVDTFEKSRSTDRKDNMSSKVDQSEKKTESSTLDGDKKEESTTGMSTGKMAAGTTNAEEATRLLAERRRLARAQKELEEKKREQEEEQKLREEQLKKQLTQEQNTQEAKAKQLKEGEKMEEGPHRMKQEEGNQKAEEQEVKLQILTDIEKEKSKVQTHEEAKRQQQDRDLQTQQEEEERQLRKKRIEEIMKRTRKAEADLKQREEQGEAKPTGEVKAVQSIAQVNEQAIKKVEFQVKESATVQDNTKECSPVKKVAIAAAAAAKMDNRKSMPVKNNTHPATSTQNVPDKGPDTKQIHEVSQLNRDGKSCVTKQQGRELQMNVNVQHRANVKAPDQINKEPIKPKAVNPKEGGMMNGAVKGEGSALTRSHVTAEVSKQQSLHVVTAERKPKRGSQMEVIKPSVTPLPVIKLEPLSVKGAGSFDEVQSMDVSPASREELISIPEFSPVNEINPGSVSNARALEDLIDLTGGVTYPKRSPDGNMGDCNKNLIEGVVSPMSDSKLIGLAPPSSNKLSIK, from the exons ATGCAGCCTGTGACAGCAACCATGGCGAAAACAATCACATCACCTAACGCAATTACAG GAGAAAAAATGGCACCACCATCCATTGCTCTACTTCCGGAGAAGAGATCTCCGACTAATGGTCACAGCTCTCCAGTCCGAACCGGAAAACTTA CTCCGTCTAACACAGAGAAGAAGCCATACATAAATGGACACGCCTCCCCTtcacacatcaacaacaaccatgCAGGTAAACTAA TTGTGGAGGGTTATATGAAGACTGACGACAGGATGCGATTAGCCAAAGAGAGAcgtgaggagagggagaggagccTGG CGGCCagggagcagctgatcagggaGAAGGAGCGCCGAGCCAGGCTGCAGTATGAGCGCACGGTGGAGGAGCGCTGGAGGCGTCTTGAGGAGCAGAGGCAGAAAGAGGAGCACCGCAGAGCTGCcgtggaggagaagaggaggcagCAGCTCGAGGAGGAGAGG GAGCGTCTGGAAGCCCTGATGAAACGCTCTATGGAGCGAAGCCTTCAGCTGGAGCAGAGGACCAAACGCTGGAGCAGAGGCTGCACCCCAGGAGCAGGTCAGGGCAGATCTCACAGAT GTGACAGTGAGAATGCCCCACTCCCTTTCTCTGCTGCCTCCGCCTTTTCCCATGGCATTGCCTCCCCCCTTCCTGCTGCGAGCGAATCCG CACCCTGCAGCCCTCACAGGTCACCTTTCTGCAGCTCGGTGAATCCTGCAGATCACAGCAGAGCTGGACTTCAGGGAGGCTCTCAGTCCACCCCCAATACCCCGAAG AAAGAGCGGCTCCGCAGAGAGAGAAGAACTGCATCCCCAGGATGTGGCTCACCTGTGAGGAGATCTGAATCTCCTGCTAGCGTCACCAAGTACTTGGGTTCCCCCACTACCTCCAG GCTTGCATCTAGAATGCGCACCCAGTCTCCTAGCAACGCACATCAGTACCATTACTCTCCTACAAGACATCGTTCAAACCTGTCAACTGATGACAGGAATGCAAAAgacaagaagacagaaaaacacgGTGAACAATCCAAAACTGAGACTGCAGTGAAGAAAAATTGTGAAATGAATGGAACAACCACGCCTCAAGGTGAGAAGAATGTGGACGTCAGATCATCTAAAGGAGAAACTTTTGACAAGCAGCTAAAAGTTGACACATTTGAGAAAAGTCGCTCAACTGACAGAAAGGACAACATGTCTTCAAAAGTTGATCAatcagagaagaagacagaaagtAGTACTCTGGATGGAGACAAGAAAGAAG AATCAACAACAGGCATGTCCACAGGAAAGATGGCAGCCGGCACGACAAATGCAGAGGAGGCCACTCGGCTGCTGGCAGAGCGCCGGCGCCTAGCTCGGGCTCAGAAGgaactggaggagaaaaaacGGGAACAAGAGGAAGAACAAAA ACTCAGGGAAGAGCAGCTGAAGAAGCAACTCACACAGGAGCAGAACACACAGGAAGCGAAGGCTAAACAAttaaaggaaggagagaaaatggaGGAAGGTCCTCACAGGATGAAACAAGAAGAAGGGAATCAAAAGGCggaggagcaggaggtgaaACTACAGATCCTGACTGACATAGAG aaagaaaaatcaaaagtCCAGACTCATGAGGAGGCCAAGCGTCAACAGCAAGACAGAGACTTGCAGACAcaacaagaagaagaggaaagacaACTAAGAAAAAAG AGAATTGAGGAGATAATGAAGAGAACAAGGAAGGCTGAAGCTGACTTGAAG cagagggaggagcagggtgaggcGAAGCCGACAG GTGAAGTAAAGGCTGTTCAAAGTATTGCTCAGGTGAATGAGCAAGCAATCAAAAAGGTTGAGTTTCAGGTTAAGGAGTCAGCCACAGTCCAAGACAACACAAAGGAATGTTCCCCGGTCAAGAAAGTAgcaatagcagcagcagcagcagcaaagatgGACAATCGGAAGAGTATGCCAGTGAAAAACAACACTCATCCAGCGACATCAACACAAAATGTTCCTGACAAGGGACCTGACACCAAACAGATCCATGAAGTCAGCCAACTAAACAGAGATGGCAAATCATGTGTCACCAAGCAGCAGGGAAGAGAGTTGCAAATGAATGTAAACGTGCAGCACAGAGCTAACGTTAAAGCCCCAGACCAAATAAATAAGGAGCCAATAAAGCCAAAAGCAGTCAACCCAAAGGAGGGAGGTATGATGAACGGAGCAGTGAAGGGGGAAGGAAGTGCCTTGACAAGAAGCCATGTTACTGCTGAGGTAAGCAAACAACAAAGCCTGCATGTGGTGACAGCTGAGAGGAAACCAAAGAGAGGCTCCCAGATGGAGGTTATTAAACCCTCTGTGACACCCCTGCCGGTCATCAAGCTCGAACCACTCAGTGTGAAGGGGGCGGGGTCTTTTGACGAGGTGCAGTCGATGGACGTCAG CCCGGCTTCAAGAGAGGAGCTCATCTCAATCCCAGAGTTCTCACCAGTCAATGAAATCAATCCGGGCAGTGTGAGCAACGCCCGTGCACTTGAAGACCTGATAGACCTGACAGGTGGTGTAACCTACCCGAAACGGTCCCCTGACGGCAACATGGGCGACTGCAACAAGAACCTTATTGAAGGCGTTGTCAGTCCCATGTCAGACTCAAAGCTCATTGGGCTGGCTCCTCCATCCTCGAATAAACTTAGCATCAAGTAG
- the map7d2a gene encoding MAP7 domain-containing protein 2a isoform X3: MQPVTATMAKTITSPNAITGEKMAPPSIALLPEKRSPTNGHSSPVRTGKLTPSNTEKKPYINGHASPSHINNNHAVVEGYMKTDDRMRLAKERREERERSLAAREQLIREKERRARLQYERTVEERWRRLEEQRQKEEHRRAAVEEKRRQQLEEERERLEALMKRSMERSLQLEQRTKRWSRGCTPGAGQGRSHRCDSENAPLPFSAASAFSHGIASPLPAASESAPCSPHRSPFCSSVNPADHSRAGLQGGSQSTPNTPKKERLRRERRTASPGCGSPVRRSESPASVTKYLGSPTTSRLASRMRTQSPSNAHQYHYSPTRHRSNLSTDDRNAKDKKTEKHGEQSKTETAVKKNCEMNGTTTPQGEKNVDVRSSKGETFDKQLKVDTFEKSRSTDRKDNMSSKVDQSEKKTESSTLDGDKKEESTTGMSTGKMAAGTTNAEEATRLLAERRRLARAQKELEEKKREQEEEQKLREEQLKKQLTQEQNTQEAKAKQLKEGEKMEEGPHRMKQEEGNQKAEEQEVKLQILTDIEKEKSKVQTHEEAKRQQQDRDLQTQQEEEERQLRKKRIEEIMKRTRKAEADLKQREEQGEAKPTGEVKAVQSIAQVNEQAIKKVEFQVKESATVQDNTKECSPVKKVAIAAAAAAKMDNRKSMPVKNNTHPATSTQNVPDKGPDTKQIHEVSQLNRDGKSCVTKQQGRELQMNVNVQHRANVKAPDQINKEPIKPKAVNPKEGGMMNGAVKGEGSALTRSHVTAEVSKQQSLHVVTAERKPKRGSQMEVIKPSVTPLPVIKLEPLSVKGAGSFDEVQSMDVSPASREELISIPEFSPVNEINPGSVSNARALEDLIDLTGGVTYPKRSPDGNMGDCNKNLIEGVVSPMSDSKLIGLAPPSSNKLSIK, translated from the exons ATGCAGCCTGTGACAGCAACCATGGCGAAAACAATCACATCACCTAACGCAATTACAG GAGAAAAAATGGCACCACCATCCATTGCTCTACTTCCGGAGAAGAGATCTCCGACTAATGGTCACAGCTCTCCAGTCCGAACCGGAAAACTTA CTCCGTCTAACACAGAGAAGAAGCCATACATAAATGGACACGCCTCCCCTtcacacatcaacaacaaccatgCAG TTGTGGAGGGTTATATGAAGACTGACGACAGGATGCGATTAGCCAAAGAGAGAcgtgaggagagggagaggagccTGG CGGCCagggagcagctgatcagggaGAAGGAGCGCCGAGCCAGGCTGCAGTATGAGCGCACGGTGGAGGAGCGCTGGAGGCGTCTTGAGGAGCAGAGGCAGAAAGAGGAGCACCGCAGAGCTGCcgtggaggagaagaggaggcagCAGCTCGAGGAGGAGAGG GAGCGTCTGGAAGCCCTGATGAAACGCTCTATGGAGCGAAGCCTTCAGCTGGAGCAGAGGACCAAACGCTGGAGCAGAGGCTGCACCCCAGGAGCAGGTCAGGGCAGATCTCACAGAT GTGACAGTGAGAATGCCCCACTCCCTTTCTCTGCTGCCTCCGCCTTTTCCCATGGCATTGCCTCCCCCCTTCCTGCTGCGAGCGAATCCG CACCCTGCAGCCCTCACAGGTCACCTTTCTGCAGCTCGGTGAATCCTGCAGATCACAGCAGAGCTGGACTTCAGGGAGGCTCTCAGTCCACCCCCAATACCCCGAAG AAAGAGCGGCTCCGCAGAGAGAGAAGAACTGCATCCCCAGGATGTGGCTCACCTGTGAGGAGATCTGAATCTCCTGCTAGCGTCACCAAGTACTTGGGTTCCCCCACTACCTCCAG GCTTGCATCTAGAATGCGCACCCAGTCTCCTAGCAACGCACATCAGTACCATTACTCTCCTACAAGACATCGTTCAAACCTGTCAACTGATGACAGGAATGCAAAAgacaagaagacagaaaaacacgGTGAACAATCCAAAACTGAGACTGCAGTGAAGAAAAATTGTGAAATGAATGGAACAACCACGCCTCAAGGTGAGAAGAATGTGGACGTCAGATCATCTAAAGGAGAAACTTTTGACAAGCAGCTAAAAGTTGACACATTTGAGAAAAGTCGCTCAACTGACAGAAAGGACAACATGTCTTCAAAAGTTGATCAatcagagaagaagacagaaagtAGTACTCTGGATGGAGACAAGAAAGAAG AATCAACAACAGGCATGTCCACAGGAAAGATGGCAGCCGGCACGACAAATGCAGAGGAGGCCACTCGGCTGCTGGCAGAGCGCCGGCGCCTAGCTCGGGCTCAGAAGgaactggaggagaaaaaacGGGAACAAGAGGAAGAACAAAA ACTCAGGGAAGAGCAGCTGAAGAAGCAACTCACACAGGAGCAGAACACACAGGAAGCGAAGGCTAAACAAttaaaggaaggagagaaaatggaGGAAGGTCCTCACAGGATGAAACAAGAAGAAGGGAATCAAAAGGCggaggagcaggaggtgaaACTACAGATCCTGACTGACATAGAG aaagaaaaatcaaaagtCCAGACTCATGAGGAGGCCAAGCGTCAACAGCAAGACAGAGACTTGCAGACAcaacaagaagaagaggaaagacaACTAAGAAAAAAG AGAATTGAGGAGATAATGAAGAGAACAAGGAAGGCTGAAGCTGACTTGAAG cagagggaggagcagggtgaggcGAAGCCGACAG GTGAAGTAAAGGCTGTTCAAAGTATTGCTCAGGTGAATGAGCAAGCAATCAAAAAGGTTGAGTTTCAGGTTAAGGAGTCAGCCACAGTCCAAGACAACACAAAGGAATGTTCCCCGGTCAAGAAAGTAgcaatagcagcagcagcagcagcaaagatgGACAATCGGAAGAGTATGCCAGTGAAAAACAACACTCATCCAGCGACATCAACACAAAATGTTCCTGACAAGGGACCTGACACCAAACAGATCCATGAAGTCAGCCAACTAAACAGAGATGGCAAATCATGTGTCACCAAGCAGCAGGGAAGAGAGTTGCAAATGAATGTAAACGTGCAGCACAGAGCTAACGTTAAAGCCCCAGACCAAATAAATAAGGAGCCAATAAAGCCAAAAGCAGTCAACCCAAAGGAGGGAGGTATGATGAACGGAGCAGTGAAGGGGGAAGGAAGTGCCTTGACAAGAAGCCATGTTACTGCTGAGGTAAGCAAACAACAAAGCCTGCATGTGGTGACAGCTGAGAGGAAACCAAAGAGAGGCTCCCAGATGGAGGTTATTAAACCCTCTGTGACACCCCTGCCGGTCATCAAGCTCGAACCACTCAGTGTGAAGGGGGCGGGGTCTTTTGACGAGGTGCAGTCGATGGACGTCAG CCCGGCTTCAAGAGAGGAGCTCATCTCAATCCCAGAGTTCTCACCAGTCAATGAAATCAATCCGGGCAGTGTGAGCAACGCCCGTGCACTTGAAGACCTGATAGACCTGACAGGTGGTGTAACCTACCCGAAACGGTCCCCTGACGGCAACATGGGCGACTGCAACAAGAACCTTATTGAAGGCGTTGTCAGTCCCATGTCAGACTCAAAGCTCATTGGGCTGGCTCCTCCATCCTCGAATAAACTTAGCATCAAGTAG
- the map7d2a gene encoding MAP7 domain-containing protein 2a isoform X8 — MQPVTATMAKTITSPNAITGEKMAPPSIALLPEKRSPTNGHSSPVRTGKLTPSNTEKKPYINGHASPSHINNNHAGKLIVEGYMKTDDRMRLAKERREERERSLAAREQLIREKERRARLQYERTVEERWRRLEEQRQKEEHRRAAVEEKRRQQLEEERERLEALMKRSMERSLQLEQRTKRWSRGCTPGAGQGRSHRCDSENAPLPFSAASAFSHGIASPLPAASESAPCSPHRSPFCSSVNPADHSRAGLQGGSQSTPNTPKKERLRRERRTASPGCGSPVRRSESPASVTKYLGSPTTSRLASRMRTQSPSNAHQYHYSPTRHRSNLSTDDRNAKDKKTEKHGEQSKTETAVKKNCEMNGTTTPQGEKNVDVRSSKGETFDKQLKVDTFEKSRSTDRKDNMSSKVDQSEKKTESSTLDGDKKEESTTGMSTGKMAAGTTNAEEATRLLAERRRLARAQKELEEKKREQEEEQKLREEQLKKQLTQEQNTQEAKAKQLKEGEKMEEGPHRMKQEEGNQKAEEQEVKLQILTDIEKEKSKVQTHEEAKRQQQDRDLQTQQEEEERQLRKKRIEEIMKRTRKAEADLKQREEQGEAKPTGEVKAVQSIAQVNEQAIKKVEFQVKESATVQDNTKECSPVKKVAIAAAAAAKMDNRKSMPVKNNTHPATSTQNVPDKGPDTKQIHEVSQLNRDGKSCVTKQQGRELQMNVNVQHRANVKAPDQINKEPIKPKAVNPKEGGMMNGAVKGEGSALTRSHVTAEVSKQQSLHVVTAERKPKRGSQMEVIKPSVTPLPVIKLEPLSVKGAGSFDEVQSMDVR; from the exons ATGCAGCCTGTGACAGCAACCATGGCGAAAACAATCACATCACCTAACGCAATTACAG GAGAAAAAATGGCACCACCATCCATTGCTCTACTTCCGGAGAAGAGATCTCCGACTAATGGTCACAGCTCTCCAGTCCGAACCGGAAAACTTA CTCCGTCTAACACAGAGAAGAAGCCATACATAAATGGACACGCCTCCCCTtcacacatcaacaacaaccatgCAGGTAAACTAA TTGTGGAGGGTTATATGAAGACTGACGACAGGATGCGATTAGCCAAAGAGAGAcgtgaggagagggagaggagccTGG CGGCCagggagcagctgatcagggaGAAGGAGCGCCGAGCCAGGCTGCAGTATGAGCGCACGGTGGAGGAGCGCTGGAGGCGTCTTGAGGAGCAGAGGCAGAAAGAGGAGCACCGCAGAGCTGCcgtggaggagaagaggaggcagCAGCTCGAGGAGGAGAGG GAGCGTCTGGAAGCCCTGATGAAACGCTCTATGGAGCGAAGCCTTCAGCTGGAGCAGAGGACCAAACGCTGGAGCAGAGGCTGCACCCCAGGAGCAGGTCAGGGCAGATCTCACAGAT GTGACAGTGAGAATGCCCCACTCCCTTTCTCTGCTGCCTCCGCCTTTTCCCATGGCATTGCCTCCCCCCTTCCTGCTGCGAGCGAATCCG CACCCTGCAGCCCTCACAGGTCACCTTTCTGCAGCTCGGTGAATCCTGCAGATCACAGCAGAGCTGGACTTCAGGGAGGCTCTCAGTCCACCCCCAATACCCCGAAG AAAGAGCGGCTCCGCAGAGAGAGAAGAACTGCATCCCCAGGATGTGGCTCACCTGTGAGGAGATCTGAATCTCCTGCTAGCGTCACCAAGTACTTGGGTTCCCCCACTACCTCCAG GCTTGCATCTAGAATGCGCACCCAGTCTCCTAGCAACGCACATCAGTACCATTACTCTCCTACAAGACATCGTTCAAACCTGTCAACTGATGACAGGAATGCAAAAgacaagaagacagaaaaacacgGTGAACAATCCAAAACTGAGACTGCAGTGAAGAAAAATTGTGAAATGAATGGAACAACCACGCCTCAAGGTGAGAAGAATGTGGACGTCAGATCATCTAAAGGAGAAACTTTTGACAAGCAGCTAAAAGTTGACACATTTGAGAAAAGTCGCTCAACTGACAGAAAGGACAACATGTCTTCAAAAGTTGATCAatcagagaagaagacagaaagtAGTACTCTGGATGGAGACAAGAAAGAAG AATCAACAACAGGCATGTCCACAGGAAAGATGGCAGCCGGCACGACAAATGCAGAGGAGGCCACTCGGCTGCTGGCAGAGCGCCGGCGCCTAGCTCGGGCTCAGAAGgaactggaggagaaaaaacGGGAACAAGAGGAAGAACAAAA ACTCAGGGAAGAGCAGCTGAAGAAGCAACTCACACAGGAGCAGAACACACAGGAAGCGAAGGCTAAACAAttaaaggaaggagagaaaatggaGGAAGGTCCTCACAGGATGAAACAAGAAGAAGGGAATCAAAAGGCggaggagcaggaggtgaaACTACAGATCCTGACTGACATAGAG aaagaaaaatcaaaagtCCAGACTCATGAGGAGGCCAAGCGTCAACAGCAAGACAGAGACTTGCAGACAcaacaagaagaagaggaaagacaACTAAGAAAAAAG AGAATTGAGGAGATAATGAAGAGAACAAGGAAGGCTGAAGCTGACTTGAAG cagagggaggagcagggtgaggcGAAGCCGACAG GTGAAGTAAAGGCTGTTCAAAGTATTGCTCAGGTGAATGAGCAAGCAATCAAAAAGGTTGAGTTTCAGGTTAAGGAGTCAGCCACAGTCCAAGACAACACAAAGGAATGTTCCCCGGTCAAGAAAGTAgcaatagcagcagcagcagcagcaaagatgGACAATCGGAAGAGTATGCCAGTGAAAAACAACACTCATCCAGCGACATCAACACAAAATGTTCCTGACAAGGGACCTGACACCAAACAGATCCATGAAGTCAGCCAACTAAACAGAGATGGCAAATCATGTGTCACCAAGCAGCAGGGAAGAGAGTTGCAAATGAATGTAAACGTGCAGCACAGAGCTAACGTTAAAGCCCCAGACCAAATAAATAAGGAGCCAATAAAGCCAAAAGCAGTCAACCCAAAGGAGGGAGGTATGATGAACGGAGCAGTGAAGGGGGAAGGAAGTGCCTTGACAAGAAGCCATGTTACTGCTGAGGTAAGCAAACAACAAAGCCTGCATGTGGTGACAGCTGAGAGGAAACCAAAGAGAGGCTCCCAGATGGAGGTTATTAAACCCTCTGTGACACCCCTGCCGGTCATCAAGCTCGAACCACTCAGTGTGAAGGGGGCGGGGTCTTTTGACGAGGTGCAGTCGATGGACGTCAGGTGA